The Arachis ipaensis cultivar K30076 chromosome B05, Araip1.1, whole genome shotgun sequence nucleotide sequence cgcgattgcacaggacggaaactccaacattctacctgttgcattcgcactagtagagggtgagaatgcagagtcttcgacattctttctctcccaccttcgACAGCACGTGACACCGCAGCCGGGTCTACTGGTTATATCGGACAGGTACAACGGCATCAAGGCTGCGCTTGAGGCTCCTGACGGAGGTTGGTTACCTCCATCTgcataccgtgcattctgcattcgacacgtaGCGGCTAATTTTGCCCTTGCCTACAAGGGAAAAGATGCACGGAGGCTTCTAGTGAATGCCGCGTATGCCAAGACCGAGGTCgagtttgattactggtttgatattttgcggtctgaagacccggcgatgtgtgagtgggcgaaccggattgattattccttgtggactcagcatcgtgatgaggggcggagattcggtcacatgacgacgaatatctccgagtgtgtgaactcaatcctcAAGGGTGTCAGAAACCTCCCTGTATGCTCCctggtgaaggcaacatatggaaggcttgcggaactctttgttcgcaaggggagagaggctgaggcccagatgggaaccggacaacaattcagtcagcacttggtgaagtgtattgaggccaacttgaagatggccaggtgcttcacggtgactttgtATGACCGGGATAACTCCGAGATCACCGTAGCAGAGACCACTCCGACTGGTTCTTTCTCATTGGGTAGCTACAGAGTATCGCTTGCCTCTCGGACATGTGACTGCGGGTACTTCCAGGCGCTTCATTTCCCGTGTCATTACGCACTTGCTTGTTGTGCCTACTCACGGGTTACCTGGACCTCTTATGTTCACAGCGTGTATCGGATTAGTTCGGTATTCAGTGTGTATCGGATGGGATTCACACCTCCGATCCCAGAGGGTTTCTGGCCACCATACGACGGGTCCACTGTGATACCGGACCCCTGACAAGAGGCGTGCGAGAGAGGGTCGTCCGAGGTCCACTAGGATACGGACGAATATGGACGAGGCATATCCGAACCGGCCAAAGAGGTGTGGTCTCTGTCGCCAACCCGGACACACACGTCGAAGTTGCCCACAGCTAGCTGGATCGTCTCACACAGGGGGCCATTAGTCGCCATGTTCTTAGTCTTGGTacttaatttttttaagtttcgCGTTTCGATGTTTTATTTAAGCACTCATGTAATTTATTGAGCTTTGTGCGTTGTATTGTGGATGCTGCGTTAACTATTGGACCTCTTATGTTTCACTTTGAGTCTTTCTGTAAGTTTGGTGAAtgcaaattttaataaataaatctaCATATTACATTGTTATCTAATGCGATGACTATGATAGTCAATGATTTAACCAACAAACACCCGTTTTCAGAGTGCAACAACatgaacaaacaaaaaaaattaagttgGATAAAATAACAACAAAACTACACACGGCCACCATAcatgaatgaaaatgaaaatccAACATACATGATACATGAATCATCTAAACAGATGCGAGCCCGTAATGCAACGACGGGATACCCATGTCCTATGGCCTCTGCGGATAAGCGGCTCCTCGTCCTCGATctcatcctcctcctcatccGGGGCAGGCTATGCAGGTGGCGTAGAATGGACGGGTGCCGCAGACGGCCCGGCAAATGAATGCGATGCAGCGGTGTAGGCGGATGGTGGTGTACCTCCCAACGCAAAATGGTCAGCAACAGATGTCGTAGGAGGCTCGTTGAGATCAACATCTAAAGGTGCCTGTGTGCCGGAACTCTGACCATGCCTCCGGGCAGACACGTCCTCCTACATGATGACAGTAATCTCGTCTAGAAAGTGTGAACCCCCGAAGTCCGCATCAAGCGTATCTGCGGCAAGAAAGTCTGCCCACTGTGATCCCGGACTAACCCATGGGGTACTCTCCTGAAGAGCCTAGTCATGGCCTGGTACACCAACGAAGTAATCTCCAAAAAGCCCCACTCCAAGTCCAGCGTCACCAGTGTCAGCCCCGTCACCCATACCTGACCCATACCACTCACCTCCATGACCGCCATCATGGGTACTACCACCAGCAACTGCAACAGCCCCTGCACCATCCCCCCCCCCCACGGGCCCATGCTGATCGTCGTCATCGTCGTCATGGTCAGGACCGGGGTGGTCCGCCGCAGCACGCCCTCTTTGTCTCCCTCCCTGTCGTCGTCCGCCTCCAGCGGGACCGGCATCATCATCCTCCTGCATAGCCTGATCAAGCCACCTCTAGTCACGCTGGTTACGTCGTGTCCCCACACGAGCTCTCCGCTCAACCCGATGTCGGTCCGGCACGTCCTCAACAGGATCCATGTCAGGAACTCTACCAGCACCCCGCTGTGAGGCCTCAACTGGAATAGGAACGGCTCTCAGAACCCCCAAGTGCATCTCCGGAGACAGAAACCTCTTTCCATGCTGACTCCACCACTCGAGGAACTCATGCGACGGTCCAGGGTCGGCAACAACATCGAACCTCAGCACGGTCTCCGCACGAGAGTCCCAATAGAGATGCCACTTCTGTAAATGGTACGGAAACCATCGATCACCGCCTCTGCCGTCCTTCGACTTCAGAAAGTCGATGCTCAGGGTGGGATTCGGACGTGGCTGCACCCTTCCGAACTGTGGAAGAACCCTAtctatctgatgccactctatgacggTAAAGTAGATCAGCGACGTCACAGACCACCACAACGccatatgccgaggctccaaaacCTCTGGATGCACAACCTGAAGTACGTCGGGGCTGCTGTACGGTATATAGATAAACTGCACGGAGAACTCTCCATTGTCAGGGCAACTCATGGACCCAACTCATAAAGTGTGGTTAAATAAAGAAACTTATTAAGTAGCGTACTCACCTCCCTGTCCTGTAACCGGTCTATTCGCAGCCTCCACATCTGCACTCTAGGACCCTTCTTGCTACCGGAAGGgttgtaacctgaccacctgcatcATACATGTGTCTTATGGCTACTTAAATGTGGGCTTAGGGTTTGTAATACATTATTAATGAACATGGAGTTATGCATATTAGATTGAAATAGAGAAGGCTGAGTAGAGTACCTCGAGGCCAATGGCCAGCTGAACGTCTCATACCCTGCAGGCATAAATCGAGAAAATCGCCAGAAGATCCAAGACTGAAGTAGCTGAAGTGGGCCCGCTAACTTGACCACATGTCTGttcgccactcggcacatgcaccggtacaaccatgccagTACTGCAGAACCCCAGCTGTAGGTACCCATCTCCTCTAGCCTAGCTACGTAgggaagccatctgatgtgaatgcgGTTGCCGGACTTGTCCGCAAACAGCTGCGTACCCAACAACATGATGATGTACGCACGGACATATCACCGCACAGTCTCGTCATCGGCTCCCTCGGGGCACTCACCAAAAGTCTCCTAAAACCAGCTGCAGTTCACtgcgtacttctgaacctggctGGGAGAAGGAACCACTCCAAGCAACTCCTCGAACCACACCCAGGCTGGACGGCCACCCTGGATGTATATCTGGAATTCTGATAGGCAGCCGTTTATGTAACGCCTGTCCACTGGCCAACCCAACTGGTATGCCACATCctgaagtgtgatcgtgcactctctgaacggcatatgaaacgtgtgcgtctccggacgccatcgctcgatgaatgcactgacaagggcctcatctaaccggaaccatctatcgttcagccttgcaagatggtatagtccggccatctgcaagtacggaacgtatctgtcatcgagtcgcatgccctgctgccgccgcatgctcctgatgcatcgctgaGGCTGCGCATGACATGCACCGCATTGTTAGCATTAAACAACTAACAATAAACCACCAACCAACGTAAAACAGCTAGCATTaaacaactaacataaaccaccaacaaaaactaactaaataaaccaccaactaaaccaccATCTAACCCGCATCCTAAACGTCTCAACTAAACCACCAGCAATACCACTACGCTTTACCGCTAATATAAACCGCCACTAAAACCAAATGCAAAACCACTAAGTCACATATACCGCTAGAACAAGTTATTTctgtactaacctcgtcgttgatgaccccggctatatgagcaactccgtccaagcgatataaccgtgccggatcgtcccccatcagcagaGTATTCCGTTAAGGTCTTCGtcggagagaatctgggtcgttttctctgggatttggtggggtaggAGAAATGAAGaatggttcgaatgaggctgattcgaactccttatatagccgaatattgagtaattcgaaccagggtggttcgaattactaatgGAGCAACGAGAagggtaattcgaaccaggttggttcgaattacatggttAGCTATCGTTGGTATAATTCGAACTAGCCTTGTTCGAATTATGTGTAATATAAGTTCGAACCACATCGGTTCAAATTACGTTCAACGTTTTCTCATCCTAATTCGAACTATGTTGGTTCGATTTACTAAGAAATGTAGTTcaaaccaggctggttcgaattaccctTCTCGTTGCTCcattagtaattcgaaccaccctggttcgaattactcaagattcggctatataaggagtttgaatcagcctcattcgaaccACTCTTCATTTCACCTACCCCACCAAATCctagagaaaacgacccagattctctccgaCGAAGACCTGAACGGAATACTCTACTGATGGGAGACGATCCGGCACAGTTATATCGCTTGGACGGAGTTGCTCATATAACCGGgatcatcaacgacgaggttagtacagAAATAACTTCGTGCTAGCGGTATATGTGACTAGTAGTTTTGCATTTGGTTTTAGTGGCGATTTATGTTAGCGGTAAAGCGTAGTGGTATTGCTGGTGGTTTAGTTGAGAGATTTAGGATGCGGGTTAGATggtggtttagttggtggtttattTAGTTAGTTTCTGTTGgtagtttatgttagtggtttatatTAGTGGTTTACGTTAGTTGTTTAATGCTAGCTGTTTTACGTTAGTTGGTGGTTTATTGTTAGTTGTTTAATGCTAACAATGCGGTGCATGTCATGCGCAGCCtcagcgatgcatcaggagcatgcggcggcagcagggcatgcgactcgatgacagatacgttccgtacttgcagatggccggactataccatcttgcaaggctgAATGATAGATGGTTCCGGTTAGACGAAGCCCTTGTCAGTGCATTCGTCGAGCGATGacgtccggagacgcacacgtttcatatgccgttcggagagtgcacgatcacacttcaggacgtggcataccagtTGGGTTTGCCAGTGGACGGGCGTTACGTGAGCGGTTGCCTATCAGAATTCCAGATATACATCCAGGGTGGCCGTCCAGCCTGGGTGTGGTTCGAGGAATTGCTTGGAGTGGTTCCTCCTCCCagccaggttcagaagtacgcaGTGAACTGCAGCTGGTTCCAGGAGACTTTTGGTGAGTACCCCGAAGGAGCCGATGACGAGACTGTGCGGCGATATGCCGAtgcgtacatcatgatgttgttgggtacGCAGCTGTTTGTGGACAAGTCCGGCAACCACATTTACATCAGATGGCTTCCCTACATAGCTAGGCTGGAGGAGATAGGTACCTACAGCTGGGGTTCTGTAGCActggcatggttgtaccggtgcatgggCCGAGTGGCGAACAGACATGTGGTCAAGTTAGCGAGCCCACTTCAGCTACTTCAGTCTTGGATCTTCTGGCGATTTCCTCGGTTTAGGCCTGCCGGGTATGAGACGTTCAGCTGGCCATTGGCCTCGAGGTACTCTACTCAGCCTTCTCTATTTCAATCTAATATGCATAACTCCATGTTCATTAATAATGTATTACAAACCCTAAGCACACATTTAAGTAGCCATAAGACACATGTTTGATGTAGGTGGTCAGGTTACAACCCTTCCGGTAGCGAGAAGGGTCCTAGAGTGCAGATGTGGAGGCTGCGGATAGACCGGTTACAGGACAGGGAGGTGAGTATGCTACTTAATAAGTTTCTTTATTTAACCACACTTTATGAGTTGGGTCCATGAGTTGCCCTGACAATGGAGAGTTCTCCGTGCAGTTTATCTGGATGCCGTACAGCAGCCTCGACGTACTTCAGGTTGTGCATCCAGAGgttttggagcctcggcatatggCGTTGTGGCGGTCTGTGACGTCGCTGATCTACTTTGccgtcatagagtggcatcagatagaTAGGGTTCTTCCACAGTTCGGAAGGGTGCAGCCACGTCCGAatcccgccctgaacatcgactttctgatgtgGAAGGACGGCAGAGGCGGTGATCGATGATTCCCGTACCATTTGCAGAAGTGGCATCTCTATTGGGACTCTCGTGTGGAGACCGTGCTGAGGTTCGATGTTGTTGCCGACCCTGGACCGTCGCATGAGTTCCTCGAGTGGTGGAGTCAGCATGGAAAGAGGTTTCTGTCTCCGGAAATGCACTTGGGGATCCGAGAGCCGTTCCTATTCCAGTTGAGGCCTCACAGCGAGGTGCTGGTAGAGTTCCTGACATGGATCCTGTTGAGGACGTGCCGGACTGACGTCGGATTGAACGGAGAGCTCGTGTGGGGACACGACATAGCCAGCGTGACTGGAGGTGGCTTGATCAGGCTATGCAGGAGGATGATGATGCCGGTCCCGCTGGAGGCGGACGACGATAGGGAGGGAGACAGAGAGGGCGTGCTGCGGCGGACCACCCCGGTCCTGACCAATGACAACGATGACGACGATCAGCATGGGCCCGTGGGGGGGGATGGTGCAGTGGCTGTTGCAGTTGCTGGTGGTAGTACCTATGATGGCGGACATGAAGGTAAGTGGTATGGGTCAGGTATGAGTGACGGGGCTGACACTGGTGACGCTGGACTTGGAGCGGGGCCTTTTGGAGATTACTTCGTTGGTGTACCAGGCCATGACCAGGCTCTTCAGGAGAGTACCCCATGGGTTAGTCCAGGATCACAGTGGGCAGACTTTCTTGCCGCAGATACGCTTGATGCAGACTTCGAGGGTTCACACTTTCGAGACGAGATTACTGTCATCATGCAGGAGGACGTGTCTGCCCGGAGGCGTGGTCAGAGTTCTGGTACACAGGCACCTTTAGATGTCGATCTGAACGAGCCTCCTACGACATCTGTTGCTGACCATTTTGCGTTGGGAGGTACACCACCATCCGCCTACACCGCTGCATCACATTCAGTTGTCGGGCTGTCTGCGGCACCCGTCCATTCTACGCCACCTGCACAGCCTGCCCCggatgaggaggaggatgagATCGAGGACGAGGAGCCGCTTATCCGCAGAGGTCAAAGGACACGGGTACTCCGTCGTTGCTTTACGAGCTCGCATCTGTTTAGATGATTCATGTATCATGTATgttgaattttcattttcattcatgTATGGTGGCCGTGTGTAGTTTTGTTGTTATTTTAGCCAACttaattttgtttgtttgttcatGTTGTTGCACTCTGAAAACGGGTGTTTGTTGGTTATATCATTGACTATCATAGTCATCGCATTAGATAACAATGTAATATGcagatttatttattaaaaattgcaTTCACCAAACTTACAGAAAGACTCAAAGTGAAACATAAGAGGTCCAATAGTTAACGCAGCATCCACAATACAACGCACAAAGCTCAATAAATTACATGAGTGCTTAAATAAAACATCGAAACGcgaaacttaaaaaaattaagtACCAAGACTAAGAACATGGCGACTAATGGCCCCCTGTGTGAGACGATCCAGCTAGCTGTGGGCAACTTTGACGTGTGTGTCCGGGTTGGCGACAGAGACCACACCTCTTTGGCCGGTTCAGATCTGCCTCGTCCATATTCGTCCGTATCCTAGTGGACCTCGGATGACCCTCTCTCGCACGCCTCTTGTCAGGGTCCGGTATCACAGTGGGCCCGTCGTAtggtggccagaaaccctccGGGATCGGAGGTGTGAATCTCATCCGATACACACTGAATACCGAACTAATCCGATACACGCTGTGAACATAAGAGGTCCAGGTAACCCGTGAGTAGACACAACAAGCAAGTGCGTGCTGACACGGGAAATGAAGCGCCTGGAAGTACCCGCAGTCACATGTCTGAGAGGCAAGCGATACTCTGTAGCTACCCAATGAGAAAGAACCAGTCGGAGTGGTCTCTGTtacggtgaactcggagttatcccGGTCATACAAAGTCACGGTGAAGCACCTGGCCAtcttcaagttggcctcaatacacttcaccaagtgctgactgaattgttgtccggttcccatctgggcctcagcctctctccccttgcgaataaagagttccgcaagccttccatatgttgccttcaccagGGAGCATACAGGGAGGTTTCTGACACCCTTgaggattgagttcacacactcggagatattcgtcgtcatgtTACCGAATCTCCGCCCCTCATCACGATGCTGAGTCCACAAGGAATAATCAATCCGGTTCGCCCACTCACACATCGCCCAGGTCTTCAGACCGCaaaatatcaaaccagtaatcaaactcGACCTCGGTCTTGGCATACGCGGCATTCACTAGAAGCCTCCGTgcatctttgcccttgaaggtaagggcaaaattagccgctacgtgtcgaatgctgaatgcacggtatgcagatggaggtaaccaacctccgtcaggagcctcaagcgcagccttgatgccgttgtgcctgtccgatataaccagTAGACCCAACTGCGGTGTCACGTGCTGTcgaaggtgggagagaaagaatgtccaagactctgcattctcaccctctactagtgcgaatgcaacaggtaaaatgttggagttcccgtcctgtgcaatcgcgatgaGCAACGTTCCCCCGTACTTGCCGtacagatgggtgccgtcaatgctaactagcggcttgcaatgacggaatgcctcgatgCACGGTGGAAACATCTAGAAAAGTCTGTGAAAATAAGCTTGAGACTCGTCTACTTGTCCACCAACTCGAACGGGGCTCGTCCGTAGGACTGCAACAGTACCAGACATCGTCAACTGAACTCCCAACACCCACCTGGGGAGCTCGTTGTATGACTTATCCCAGTCACCGTAGATGAGGGCaattgccttctgcttcgccatctagaccctcctgtaagtcggcctaAACCCAAGGTGTGCTgccgtggcatttaggagcaccttgatgctgacggatgcatcagccctaaccattggcataatgaacgccgatatcacatgataatccaaactcctgtggtcaTTCGAGATGGAGGTGGCAAGGCAAGTgtgaggtccattgtaccgtttgacctcccaaatgcccttgcgctgccggagactcagtcgaatcaaccatgtgcactcattcccaaactcagaacacttgcccacataccggcgATAATCAAACTCtactaccttgtactgtacccctcgccggatgctgtaagtcttcacacttaacagggcctcatctttatcctgaaattgctgaccaacctggaactctgtcagaccagtagtcccttccgcatctctagctccgaatccaaCAGAGTTTCCAGAaaccccctcctgcctcatggcatccaagtccaaagagaaaaaatgtggtggatactgctgtgtgccagagctagaaccacctaCCGCCAATGCAGGCTCACTCGCTCCAATATGATCGCCGCTGTCATCatcaatcatatccggctcgacgtcATCATCCTCTGCATCACCCAACAATCCGTCTCCAACGCCAAGCGGTGCAACGCCTTCTAAAGCGTTCGACAGAATATCAAATGATCCTACCTCGTTGCCTACTCTGTCATTCAGATCCACAGCAAAAGACGGGGAGGCGACAGGTTGGACCGCTGGCTCGTACACAGGGACGGAAgaagaagcaacggcaggccTGGAACTAGAACCGGCTGCCGTGGCTAaagtggtggtattccggttcgaaccccctgagctggataccacatcaaccagctttgccaacaattctggtgtcctcacctccgAAAACTGCCGCCGACAAAAAAACATAacttgcaagtcctcatcactaccaatcgtgaaacaatcatacttcacggtatcCTGGAGGAccgtgattggaatgcgatagaaaaacttcttaacccgcttcgcaccttccagaccaagcttcatcagcacagatctaacaaggtcatcatagctcgtcgtaaGACTCACGACAATACAGATAAgatccttatctgtgaacttTACACCAGAACGAAttttcctcttaatggatcctctgtagtgaaccaaaacaacaaaactctcctcactagccatcttacaccctctaatgagagcaactcacgtttacaACGATATATATACTGCTTTGTCtcccactaattcgaaccagccttcATCGAATTAGGGGTTGTGTAATTcaaaccagcctggttcgaattactcggtgcagcttctctctctataattcgaaccagtttGGTTTGAATTACTTGGTGCAGCTTCTCTCTCtccataattcgaaccaacttgattcgaattacgtgCGTTGCtagttcgaaccagcttggttcgatttATTTAGATCTCTATATTTGTAATTCGAACTGTTTTGGTTCGAATTATTACTGAATGCAATTCGAACCACTCTGGTTCGATTTATATTAATATATGCTTTGGTTCATTACTGAAACGATTTTGATTTTAGCTTATATACGTAAATTCGACCTGACATTGGCTTATTATGGTTTTTTGCCCTCAAAAAAATTATTGGTTACCTATCATAACCCTTATTAAAATCACCAACGGTAAAACATCGTCCTTTGTAGTCCTATTAAAATCACCAACGGTAAAACATCACGGTAAAACATCGTCCTTTGTAGTCCTATTAAAATCACCAACGGTAAAACATCGTCCTTTGTATAAGACTACGCGTCTGCAATTTGGTTTCAAACTGTATTTATTGAAGGGAAGTTCTACGGTGCTTATCACACAAATAAGCATGCTATATTGATCTTAGGTGTCAGTCacgtaatttttttaaaataaaaaaaaaattaaattaaagaaaaatgttttaagaATGTCAGTTAGACATACATGACGTCAacttgtaaaatttttaatttgagaccaaatttttttaaatgaaaaagaaaaaatattaaattataacaaaaaatttcaaattctaaaatATGTCTCCTAAAGAAACTAACTATTACGTCTATATGCagaattttttcaataaaaaaattatttattacattattttaataattttatcatattaaaataacttttaatgaattttattttattttaattaaaataataatgtaTCATAATAATACAAATTCtggaaatatttttttaaataaataaattaaatattttatttattaaaatatttaatttatttatttaaaaaaatatttccaGAATTTGTATTATTATGAtacattattattttaattaaaataataatgtaTCATAATAATACAAATTCtggaaatatttttttaaataaataaattaaatattttaataaatattaagttaatatatattttataaataaaattattttaatttcaatttttactCAAATATAACGAataatttatcctattttttattttataatggaGCCATAAATGCATCAATTCCAATAAGATTGAAATGTTACAGATTGACGTGATATATGATTGTAACGTACTTATAATAG carries:
- the LOC110271711 gene encoding serine/threonine-protein phosphatase 7 long form homolog isoform X1, encoding MGRVANRHVVKLASPLQLLQSWIFWRFPRFRPAGYETFSWPLASRWSGYNPSGSEKGPRVQMWRLRIDRLQDREFIWMPYSSLDVLQVVHPEVLEPRHMALWRSVTSLIYFAVIEWHQIDRVLPQFGRVQPRPNPALNIDFLMWKDGRGGDR
- the LOC110271711 gene encoding serine/threonine-protein phosphatase 7 long form homolog isoform X2 is translated as MGRVANRHVVKLASPLQLLQSWIFWRFPRFRPAGYETFSWPLASRWSGYNPSGSEKGPRVQMWRLRIDRLQDREVVHPEVLEPRHMALWRSVTSLIYFAVIEWHQIDRVLPQFGRVQPRPNPALNIDFLMWKDGRGGDR